The segment CAAAGGTAAACCAGTTTATCATTACAATTATGTCGATGTCAAGCATTACGAAATAGCAAGTAAAGAACCTCTGAAACCAGGCAAACACACTATTAAGATGGAATTTGTTTACGACGGCGGGGGTGCCGGGAAAGGGGGAACGGCGACACTTTTCGTAGATGGAACTGAAATTGCCAAAGGACGAATTGAAAAGACAATCCCTCTCCGGATTACCCTGGATGAAAGTCTGGATATCGGCTCGGATGCGGGCACCCCAGTAAATCTAAACTACGATGTCCCCTTTGAGTTTACCGGAAAGATTGAAAAAGTCGTGATTGAACTGAAGTAGTAAGAGATTTGCTTGTAGATAAAGTCTTTGTCTTCGCTTAGCGAACCTGGCAGGGTGCTTGCCAGTCCTTCTTTTTTCGTTACGATAATTGTCTGTTTGTACGTGCCGACTTAGCTCAGCTGGTAGAGCAATGCTTTCGTAAAGCATAGGTCTGGGGTTCGAATCCCCAAGTCGGCTTCTCTTCTCTCCCGTCATCAGCACCACTCATACGTTCGCAAACGTCGTAATTTGTAGGCTTTTGCGAATTTTCGCCAATTTTCGAGTCAACTTTTCCATAACTGTTCAAATCTTCAGGTATTGTCATAGTTTGCCTTGGATTGTCAGAATCGAAGGCAAACTGCAAGGCAAACTTTTTACCTGTGGGCAAGCCGTTTACTTTTTCCGCCAGGTCACTTAATTTTGTCCGTGCGTACCGTTTCATTGTCAATTTTGGGTCGGAATGCCGTGCCAGGGTCATTACCTGTTTGGTGTCTGCACCGCTCCGAATCAGGTTACTGATGAATGTGCTTCGCAGTGCGTGAAAGTCGCGTACTTCATCCCTTTCCGGCGAAGAAGTTTCAACCGGAATGCCTGCTGCGACCATATCCCGGCGGATCATCTTCGCGGCCTTTTCATTCCAGGTTCCCGGCCAGATCTGTTCGCCTTTCTGCTTTGCGGCCAGAAATGGCCTCAAATCGCTCGCCAGATCGATTGAAATAGGTTGAATGGCTGGTTGCGGTTCTTGCTGCTGCGTGCCTGCAAATGTACGACAGGCGGGCTGGCGGATAGGTCGAACGATTCCGGCTTAAGGATTGCAAGTTCAGATGCCCTGAATCGGTCCCCAGGGCCAGCCGGTACAACATGGCACGATCGGAACCAGAAAGTAATCTGAACGGCTGACCAGATCAGTCGAATCACTGTACTCGTTCGGTGAACGACTTTCATCTCTACTCCGACTTCAAAGCAGTGATAGAGAACGAGCGCTTCCGGTTCACTCCGACCACTGGTAGACACGAATGTAGTCAATCTGCAGGATTTGGGGAAAGGCTTCGGGTGGCAGCAAATCGGCACGTTGGCCGGTCTTTTCAAAGAAGCGACCATCAACAGCCACGTTGACGATCATATGAAATGGCTGGTCGAATGGTGCGCTCGAGTTCTCCTTTGCCGCTTCGGAAAACCACTCGGTTTTTTTTCGCGTCTTACACAAAGTCCCATCGACGTACCACTTGATCTCGTCTGCGTTCCATTCCAGAGCATAAACATGAAAGGCTTCCGCGGCATCTTGCTTTGGAAACTTGTATGCATGAGCAAGATAGGTATTGCGGGGCCAGGTTCCTCCGAAATGGAGTGCGCCGGTAGTTTCATGAACTGCACTGCCGCGAGATTCGATGATATCGATCTCGCCGCCCGCAGCCCAACGCCCATATTTCGACTCGGTGGGCAGCATCCAGACTGCCGGCCAGATCCCCTGGCCTTTGGGCATTTTGGCACGGATCTCGAAGCGTCCGTACTTCCATTCAGCCCGCTTCTGCGTTCTGATTCTGGCGGAGGAGTAGGGCTGCGTCTTGCCATCGCTCGTTGTGTGAGAGTCGCGGTCTACTGCGATCTTCAACATCCCATCCTTCACGAAACAATATTTTGGATCGGTGCGGTAGGCTTGCCGTTCATTGTTTCCCCCTCCGTAGTTGTTCTCTTCCTTCTCCCACTTGCTGTAATCCAGATCGGTGCCGTCGAACTCATCTGCCCATACCAGCACCCATTCGCGAGAAGGAGAGATCACGCGGTACTCACCAGCGG is part of the Zavarzinella sp. genome and harbors:
- a CDS encoding glycoside hydrolase family 16 protein, whose amino-acid sequence is MSTSATLLNRGRFCHKKLMKFATKFLTLVSATFCIAVANAQPQLTVSPAVALSYPTELGKYYQLQVKKGTDWKNVGFATKGTGSPVGGLYPAGEYRVISPSREWVLVWADEFDGTDLDYSKWEKEENNYGGGNNERQAYRTDPKYCFVKDGMLKIAVDRDSHTTSDGKTQPYSSARIRTQKRAEWKYGRFEIRAKMPKGQGIWPAVWMLPTESKYGRWAAGGEIDIIESRGSAVHETTGALHFGGTWPRNTYLAHAYKFPKQDAAEAFHVYALEWNADEIKWYVDGTLCKTRKKTEWFSEAAKENSSAPFDQPFHMIVNVAVDGRFFEKTGQRADLLPPEAFPQILQIDYIRVYQWSE